A genomic segment from Gilvibacter sp. SZ-19 encodes:
- the rpsF gene encoding 30S ribosomal protein S6: MNHYETVFILNPVLSEEQIKETVKKFEDFLVSGGAKMISKEDWGLKKLAYPIQHKKSGFYHLFEYTVPGEVINPLEVEFRRDERIMRYLTVRLDKHAIAWAEKRRKRNAKTA, translated from the coding sequence ATGAATCATTACGAAACTGTTTTCATCTTGAATCCCGTTTTATCTGAAGAACAGATAAAGGAAACAGTAAAGAAATTCGAAGATTTTTTGGTTTCTGGCGGAGCTAAGATGATTTCAAAAGAGGACTGGGGGCTTAAGAAGCTTGCCTATCCTATTCAACACAAGAAAAGTGGATTTTACCACTTGTTCGAGTACACCGTTCCTGGTGAAGTGATCAACCCATTAGAAGTAGAGTTCAGACGCGACGAGCGCATTATGCGTTATTTGACTGTTCGTTTGGACAAGCACGCTATCGCATGGGCAGAGAAAAGAAGAAAACGCAACGCTAAAACCGCTTAA
- a CDS encoding LytTR family DNA-binding domain-containing protein: MEKTVLNCAIVDDSSLQRLSIVKLIQNHPSLNLVAEYNNAIEAKMGLLDTQIDLIFLDIEMPILSGFDLLDDLSVKPQIIFVTGKTKYAFKAFDYDAVDYLRKPISKERFLNAVHKAITNHRLHNEDGFDDEDFIFVKSNLKKRKVFLNELRYIEALGDYVKLVTEHDSLVVLSTMKNFESLLPADRFLRIHKSYIVNLDKVERYNSKVIEIDNDQLPLSRNRKTQLVEALTASMKA, encoded by the coding sequence TTGGAAAAAACCGTACTTAACTGTGCTATAGTTGACGATTCTAGCCTACAGCGTCTGTCTATCGTCAAACTGATCCAAAACCACCCCTCGCTAAATTTAGTAGCCGAGTACAACAACGCTATTGAAGCGAAAATGGGGCTATTGGACACACAAATCGACTTGATATTCTTAGATATCGAAATGCCGATCCTATCCGGCTTTGACCTCTTGGATGACTTGAGTGTAAAACCACAGATCATCTTTGTTACCGGAAAGACGAAATACGCTTTTAAAGCCTTTGATTACGACGCCGTAGACTATTTGCGCAAGCCGATCTCTAAGGAGCGTTTTCTCAATGCTGTACACAAAGCGATCACGAACCATCGCCTACACAACGAAGACGGTTTTGACGACGAAGACTTCATCTTTGTAAAGAGCAACCTAAAAAAGCGTAAAGTTTTCTTGAATGAGCTGCGCTATATCGAGGCTCTGGGGGATTATGTGAAGTTGGTGACAGAGCACGACTCTCTAGTAGTTCTTTCTACCATGAAGAATTTTGAATCGCTCTTGCCTGCAGATCGTTTCCTTAGAATTCATAAGTCTTATATCGTGAATCTGGATAAAGTAGAGCGTTATAACAGCAAGGTCATTGAGATCGATAACGATCAGTTGCCGCTTAGCCGTAACAGAAAGACCCAACTG
- the rplI gene encoding 50S ribosomal protein L9, with product MELILKKDVENLGFTDDIVTVKNGYGRNYLIPQGYAVLATSSAKKVLAETLKQRAFKEQKLVDDAKTEAEKLNGLEVKIAAKAGEGDKLFGSVNNADVAEALEKAGVSIDKKYITVAGGNIKRTGQYEAKVRFHRDVIANLTFDVIAEAKS from the coding sequence ATGGAACTTATATTAAAGAAAGATGTAGAAAATCTTGGGTTTACAGACGATATCGTTACTGTAAAGAACGGATACGGTAGAAACTACCTTATCCCTCAAGGATATGCTGTATTGGCTACTTCTTCTGCTAAGAAAGTATTGGCAGAGACCTTGAAGCAACGCGCTTTTAAAGAGCAAAAGTTGGTTGATGACGCCAAAACAGAAGCTGAGAAACTTAACGGTTTAGAAGTGAAGATCGCTGCAAAAGCTGGAGAAGGTGATAAACTTTTCGGTTCTGTAAATAATGCAGACGTAGCTGAAGCTCTAGAGAAAGCTGGAGTGAGCATCGACAAGAAGTACATTACAGTTGCTGGTGGAAACATCAAGCGCACTGGACAGTACGAAGCTAAAGTTCGTTTCCACAGAGATGTGATCGCGAACCTTACTTTTGACGTAATTGCAGAGGCTAAGAGTTAA
- a CDS encoding DUF6495 family protein produces the protein MKYTRLTKEQFEALQEEFTRFLATQSITADEWQEIKRSKPEVAEAELDVFSDLVWEGALSAAKYLENASPEQLFCFAVQNELIELIHVKVSPNTADLTTAAGREWLLKNLKDERVVIQRGSKAVSEDRNQQLFGLVRQGAHIVEGSFIDALLKVIN, from the coding sequence ATGAAATACACCAGACTTACCAAAGAACAGTTCGAAGCCCTACAAGAGGAGTTTACAAGATTTTTAGCTACCCAGAGTATTACTGCGGACGAATGGCAGGAGATCAAACGCAGCAAACCCGAAGTCGCAGAGGCGGAGCTCGATGTATTTAGCGATCTGGTTTGGGAAGGTGCCTTAAGTGCCGCAAAGTATCTGGAAAATGCTAGTCCAGAACAGTTGTTCTGTTTCGCTGTTCAGAATGAGCTAATTGAGCTCATTCATGTAAAAGTGTCTCCAAACACTGCAGACTTGACCACGGCCGCCGGCAGGGAATGGTTGCTAAAGAACCTCAAGGATGAGCGTGTTGTTATACAAAGAGGAAGCAAAGCTGTCTCAGAAGATCGCAATCAGCAATTGTTTGGCTTAGTACGCCAAGGGGCTCATATAGTCGAAGGAAGTTTTATCGATGCGCTTTTAAAAGTGATCAACTAG
- the rpsR gene encoding 30S ribosomal protein S18 — MMSSIEQQAKGKKDGEIRYLTPLNIETTKAKKYCRFQKSGIKYIDYKDPDFLMKFVNEQGKLLPRRLTGTSLKYQRKVAVAVKRARHLALMPYVGDLLK; from the coding sequence ATCATGTCTAGCATTGAACAACAAGCAAAAGGCAAAAAAGACGGTGAGATCCGTTATTTGACGCCGCTTAACATCGAGACTACTAAGGCAAAGAAATACTGCCGTTTCCAAAAGTCTGGTATTAAGTACATCGATTATAAAGATCCAGACTTCTTGATGAAGTTTGTGAATGAACAAGGTAAACTTCTTCCTCGTCGTTTGACAGGTACTTCTTTGAAGTATCAGCGTAAAGTGGCCGTAGCTGTTAAAAGAGCTCGTCACCTTGCACTTATGCCATACGTAGGGGATCTATTAAAATAA